A single region of the Thermoanaerobacterium aotearoense genome encodes:
- a CDS encoding ABC transporter ATP-binding protein: MAEILLQVKNLKSVYKTRFNERIIAVDDVSFDLESGKCLGIAGESGSGKSTLAMSIMGYYHPPLFYESGAVYIGGIDIAKLPYNQLRERILGKEMAYIPQAAMNALNPTQKIINLVADVMKEHVKGISFNDVKKIAEERFETLNLPKDVLQRYPIELSGGMKQRTVIAISTILNPKILVADEPTSALDVTSQKIVIKLLKDLIKKGFIKAMIFITHELPLLYNIADEIMVMYAGEIVESGKAEEIIFDPIHPYSYGLMNSIIVPEKGVKGKKLAVIPGAPPNLKSKLNGCRFFERCQFAKDECKGEKISLKNHGERNYRCAFEIDELKEMYEDGKKSATT, encoded by the coding sequence ATGGCTGAAATTTTATTGCAAGTTAAAAATTTAAAAAGCGTATATAAAACAAGGTTCAATGAAAGGATTATTGCTGTAGATGATGTGTCATTTGATTTGGAAAGCGGGAAATGCTTAGGTATAGCAGGAGAAAGCGGAAGTGGCAAATCTACATTAGCCATGAGCATCATGGGATATTACCATCCACCACTTTTTTATGAGAGCGGTGCTGTCTACATAGGCGGAATTGATATTGCTAAATTGCCGTATAATCAATTAAGGGAAAGAATTCTTGGAAAGGAAATGGCTTATATACCGCAAGCAGCTATGAATGCCTTAAATCCTACACAGAAGATAATAAATCTTGTTGCAGACGTCATGAAAGAGCATGTAAAAGGAATATCATTTAATGACGTGAAGAAAATCGCTGAAGAGAGATTTGAAACACTTAATTTACCTAAGGATGTTTTACAACGATATCCCATAGAGCTTTCGGGTGGTATGAAACAGAGAACAGTTATAGCCATCTCCACAATCCTTAATCCTAAAATTTTGGTTGCAGATGAACCTACATCTGCATTGGATGTTACATCGCAGAAGATAGTAATAAAGCTTTTAAAGGATTTAATAAAAAAAGGATTTATAAAAGCGATGATATTTATAACGCATGAATTGCCATTACTTTACAATATAGCCGACGAAATCATGGTAATGTACGCTGGAGAGATAGTTGAATCTGGAAAAGCAGAAGAAATCATATTTGACCCAATTCACCCTTATTCGTATGGACTTATGAATTCAATAATCGTCCCTGAGAAAGGTGTTAAAGGGAAAAAATTAGCAGTTATACCTGGTGCTCCGCCAAATTTAAAATCAAAATTGAATGGATGCAGATTTTTTGAACGATGTCAATTTGCAAAAGATGAGTGCAAGGGTGAGAAGATAAGTTTAAAAAATCATGGAGAAAGAAATTACAGATGCGCTTTTGAAATAGATGAGCTTAAGGAGATGTATGAAGATGGCAAAAAGTCTGCCACTACTTAG
- a CDS encoding ABC transporter permease: protein MKGNFKMIFKSGKFDVGVAIFALLILCIVIFPLLNKEDPLKMNYTMFQPPGANLPLGADNFGRNELVELIAGGKTSLIIGILAGAIATCIGLIIGLSGGYLGGLADNILSSVTNIFIVIPSFIILVLISVSISSRSFLTTALVIGFTSWPWTARAVRAQTISLRNRDHVNLAKVSGYSIPKIILMEILPYIASYVGMAFILQVASGILSEATISMLGLGPQNTVTLGLMLNWATMYEAHMSGAWWAFVPPVLMIALITFSLNLMNTGLDQVFNPQIRS, encoded by the coding sequence ATGAAAGGTAATTTTAAGATGATTTTTAAGTCGGGCAAGTTCGATGTGGGAGTAGCTATCTTTGCTTTATTGATTTTATGTATTGTTATTTTTCCTTTATTAAACAAAGAAGATCCATTAAAGATGAATTACACAATGTTTCAGCCTCCGGGGGCGAATCTGCCATTAGGCGCAGATAATTTCGGACGAAATGAATTAGTTGAATTGATTGCTGGAGGGAAAACATCTTTAATTATAGGAATTTTAGCTGGAGCAATTGCTACATGTATAGGCCTTATCATCGGGCTATCAGGAGGGTATTTAGGAGGGCTGGCAGATAATATTTTGTCATCTGTCACAAATATTTTTATTGTAATCCCATCATTTATTATTCTCGTGCTAATATCTGTAAGCATAAGTTCAAGGTCGTTTTTGACAACAGCATTGGTGATTGGATTTACAAGTTGGCCGTGGACTGCACGAGCTGTAAGGGCACAGACAATATCCCTTCGAAATCGGGATCATGTGAATCTTGCAAAAGTTTCGGGTTATAGCATACCGAAAATTATCTTAATGGAAATATTGCCTTATATTGCATCTTATGTGGGTATGGCATTTATACTTCAAGTCGCGTCGGGAATTCTTTCAGAAGCGACTATATCAATGTTGGGGCTTGGTCCGCAAAATACTGTGACACTTGGGCTTATGTTGAATTGGGCTACCATGTATGAAGCACATATGAGCGGGGCATGGTGGGCTTTTGTACCGCCAGTATTGATGATTGCTCTTATTACATTTTCTCTTAATTTGATGAATACAGGACTTGACCAAGTATTTAATCCACAGATAAGGAGTTAA
- a CDS encoding ABC transporter permease encodes MKSYRKYMTSKIAWYVLTFVVAVFLNFLLPRLIPGNPVSTIVSKITSGMADTNSIKRVYETFEKEFGLNKPIWDQFMIYVSNLFHGNMGTSFGQYPRKVTDILASSIVWTIGLQLPAIIVSWILGNVLGVLAAYIKKGFDRILFPVFLFISCIPSFGFAIVMVWLFAVALKIAPASGGYAFDMIPSPTFSFFLSVLQHYQLPFWSIVLVGIGGQSLGMREMSIYELNADYVKYCRLLGLRDSKIVKYVFKNAVLPQITGLALSLGTMVGGALITEIVFSYPGLGSVLFNAIAAQDFPLISGCTLLITTGVLVANFLIDIAYGLIDPRIKVAQRE; translated from the coding sequence GTGAAAAGTTATAGAAAATATATGACAAGTAAAATTGCGTGGTATGTCCTAACTTTTGTAGTAGCCGTATTTCTGAACTTTCTCTTACCAAGGTTGATACCGGGTAACCCGGTATCAACCATTGTCTCAAAAATTACCAGTGGCATGGCAGATACAAATTCAATCAAAAGGGTTTATGAGACGTTTGAAAAAGAGTTTGGACTAAATAAACCTATTTGGGACCAATTTATGATATATGTGTCAAACTTGTTTCATGGCAACATGGGTACTTCTTTTGGACAATATCCAAGGAAAGTTACGGATATTTTGGCGAGTTCAATTGTATGGACGATAGGACTTCAATTGCCGGCAATAATCGTAAGTTGGATTCTTGGCAATGTTTTAGGGGTTCTGGCTGCTTATATAAAAAAAGGTTTTGATAGAATTTTATTTCCAGTTTTTTTGTTTATAAGTTGTATACCTTCATTTGGATTTGCTATTGTAATGGTATGGTTGTTTGCAGTGGCGTTAAAAATAGCACCAGCCAGCGGAGGATATGCGTTTGATATGATTCCAAGTCCTACTTTTTCATTTTTCCTATCTGTTTTACAGCATTATCAGCTTCCATTTTGGTCAATTGTTTTAGTAGGTATTGGCGGTCAATCATTAGGCATGAGGGAAATGTCAATTTACGAGCTTAACGCGGATTATGTTAAATACTGTAGATTACTCGGACTTAGAGATTCAAAGATTGTCAAGTATGTCTTCAAAAATGCGGTTTTGCCACAAATAACAGGTTTGGCGCTTTCTTTAGGCACTATGGTTGGAGGTGCTCTTATTACGGAGATTGTCTTTAGCTATCCTGGTTTAGGCTCTGTACTTTTTAATGCGATAGCGGCGCAGGATTTTCCTCTTATATCAGGGTGTACTCTTTTAATTACTACTGGAGTTCTTGTTGCAAATTTTTTGATAGATATTGCGTATGGGCTGATAGATCCAAGAATAAAAGTGGCACAACGGGAGTGA
- a CDS encoding ABC transporter substrate-binding protein, producing MKFRKIISVILVFLMVSLLIVGCGNNSNSNKTSENDKTTTTSETAVKPGEATPRNETLYISGLQWGPPTTFNPLSPSQTSLPLSATSIARELTYETLFMYNQLDGKMYPLLGKTYQFSPDNTVCTVTLNPDAKWNDGEKVTADDVAYTFELGKKYPVSWSSNWNYLDSVTAKDETTVEFKLKSDNKNPLMVEEALESVYILPKHVWTKIEEKDNNDFSKISSEVNANPVASGPYKVYYYDNSKVVLIRDDNYWGKTPSMWGKLPAPKYIVHNIFKDNAAGDTALRQNQVDVSQQFTPNIQTFGPNIKTYLSKPPYYMPGVIPWLVINVTKPGLDNPNVRRAIAMAIDYDKIAKNAMSGYSGTMSPSLMLPLDSEQKLIDQNQLAPLQWKSNDIAGANALLDSIGAKKGPDGIRVLNGQKLSFKVECPTGWSDWNAALEIVTESCKEIGINVQTYFPQQSVWNNDMQTGNFDMGMYSYQGIGISSPWARAYQAMSSNGYVPIGQTAYFNYGRYKNSEVDTLLNQIPTITDENQLKDAWTKLNEIYLKEVPMIGLMYRPADFYTVNTSVWSGFPVEGDGTNIPPNICMDGYGIAALYKIHSSK from the coding sequence ATGAAATTCAGGAAGATTATAAGCGTGATACTGGTATTTTTAATGGTATCATTGCTTATAGTTGGATGCGGCAACAATTCAAATTCTAACAAGACATCTGAAAACGACAAGACCACCACTACAAGTGAGACTGCTGTAAAACCTGGAGAGGCTACGCCTCGAAATGAGACATTGTATATAAGCGGTTTACAATGGGGACCGCCTACGACGTTTAATCCTTTAAGCCCCAGTCAGACTTCACTTCCGCTGTCTGCAACCAGTATAGCAAGGGAGCTTACTTATGAAACATTGTTTATGTACAATCAGCTTGACGGAAAGATGTATCCGCTTCTTGGTAAGACATATCAGTTTTCGCCAGACAATACGGTTTGCACTGTAACTTTAAATCCTGATGCAAAATGGAATGACGGCGAAAAAGTTACGGCTGACGATGTCGCGTATACTTTTGAGTTGGGCAAAAAATATCCCGTTTCGTGGTCCAGCAACTGGAATTACCTTGACAGTGTAACTGCAAAAGATGAAACAACAGTAGAGTTTAAGCTGAAAAGCGATAATAAAAACCCCTTAATGGTTGAAGAAGCATTAGAATCAGTTTACATTCTTCCTAAACACGTTTGGACAAAAATAGAAGAAAAAGACAATAATGATTTTAGTAAAATATCAAGCGAAGTAAACGCAAATCCTGTGGCATCAGGTCCATACAAAGTTTACTATTATGACAATTCTAAAGTTGTCTTGATAAGAGATGACAACTACTGGGGCAAAACACCATCTATGTGGGGTAAATTGCCTGCACCAAAATATATAGTACACAACATTTTTAAGGACAATGCTGCTGGAGATACAGCTTTAAGACAAAATCAAGTAGACGTTTCACAGCAATTTACGCCCAACATACAGACATTTGGTCCAAATATAAAGACATACTTATCAAAACCACCGTATTATATGCCAGGAGTGATCCCGTGGCTTGTAATCAATGTCACAAAACCGGGACTTGACAATCCAAATGTGCGACGCGCAATAGCAATGGCCATTGACTACGATAAAATTGCTAAGAACGCCATGAGCGGCTATTCAGGAACGATGTCGCCATCACTGATGCTGCCACTTGATTCAGAGCAGAAGCTTATAGATCAAAACCAGTTAGCGCCTTTGCAGTGGAAATCAAATGATATCGCAGGAGCCAATGCACTGCTTGATTCGATTGGCGCAAAGAAAGGACCTGATGGAATAAGGGTGTTAAATGGTCAGAAACTATCTTTTAAGGTTGAATGTCCGACAGGATGGTCTGACTGGAATGCTGCATTGGAAATCGTAACGGAAAGCTGTAAAGAGATTGGCATTAATGTTCAAACGTATTTCCCACAACAATCCGTCTGGAACAACGACATGCAGACTGGCAATTTTGATATGGGAATGTACTCATATCAAGGCATTGGCATATCTTCACCATGGGCTCGTGCATATCAAGCAATGAGTTCAAATGGATATGTTCCTATAGGTCAGACAGCTTATTTTAACTATGGACGGTATAAAAACAGCGAAGTTGACACACTGCTTAATCAGATTCCGACTATAACGGACGAGAATCAATTGAAAGATGCATGGACAAAGCTTAATGAGATCTATCTAAAAGAAGTTCCGATGATTGGCTTAATGTACAGGCCTGCTGATTTCTACACCGTTAATACTTCTGTATGGAGTGGATTCCCTGTTGAAGGGGATGGAACAAATATCCCTCCAAATATCTGCATGGATGGCTATGGAATAGCGGCTCTTTACAAAATTCATTCTTCTAAATAA
- the amrS gene encoding AmmeMemoRadiSam system radical SAM enzyme, with product MKEALYYEKIDDDSVHCLLCPQNCIIKDGKYGFCRVRKNIDGVLYSENYGEIASIAIDPIEKKPLYHFMPGSYILSAGTYGCNLRCLFCQNWEISQQRVECQHLPPEKLVDIAKKQRGNIGIAYTYNEPSIWYEYVLDSAKISHKEGLKNVLVTNGFINIDPLKELLQYIDAVNIDVKAFSNEYYKKICHGNLESVLKVVEEAALNCHVEITTLVVTGENDDYTEIEELCKWVSSINKDIPVHFSKYFPRYKMKNPETPIKVLEDIYAIAKNHLNYVYLGNVSVSDNNTYCPNCGHLLIKRKGYVHVVGINDGKCERCGMKFYGVT from the coding sequence ATGAAAGAAGCACTCTATTATGAGAAGATAGACGACGACAGTGTACACTGCTTGTTGTGCCCACAAAATTGTATAATAAAGGATGGGAAATATGGATTTTGCCGTGTCAGAAAAAATATAGACGGAGTGCTATACTCTGAAAATTATGGTGAAATAGCATCTATAGCAATTGATCCGATTGAGAAAAAGCCTTTGTACCATTTCATGCCAGGAAGCTACATACTTTCTGCTGGCACATATGGCTGCAACCTAAGATGCTTATTTTGCCAAAATTGGGAAATATCACAGCAAAGGGTAGAATGTCAGCACCTTCCACCGGAGAAATTAGTTGATATAGCCAAAAAACAGCGAGGCAATATTGGAATTGCGTATACCTATAATGAACCGTCGATCTGGTATGAATATGTGTTAGATTCTGCAAAGATTTCACATAAGGAAGGTCTTAAGAATGTACTTGTGACGAATGGATTTATAAATATCGACCCTTTAAAAGAGCTCTTGCAATATATTGATGCAGTAAATATAGATGTAAAAGCTTTTTCTAATGAATATTATAAAAAAATATGTCATGGAAATTTAGAAAGCGTTTTGAAAGTTGTTGAAGAAGCTGCGTTAAACTGTCATGTAGAAATAACAACATTGGTGGTGACAGGCGAAAACGACGATTATACTGAGATTGAAGAACTTTGCAAATGGGTATCAAGCATAAACAAGGATATACCAGTACATTTTTCTAAATATTTCCCTCGATATAAGATGAAAAATCCAGAAACACCGATAAAAGTGCTTGAAGATATTTATGCTATTGCAAAAAATCATCTGAATTATGTATATTTAGGCAACGTATCTGTATCTGACAACAATACTTATTGTCCTAATTGCGGACATCTATTGATTAAAAGAAAAGGTTATGTTCATGTTGTTGGAATCAATGATGGAAAATGTGAAAGATGTGGGATGAAATTTTACGGTGTGACATAA
- the amrA gene encoding AmmeMemoRadiSam system protein A, with amino-acid sequence MGKLMSAYLMPHPPIIVPEVGRGEEHKIQKTIDSFEIASKSIKNQKPDTIIIISPHAHVFSDAVSIDMMEEIEGDLGQFGAYNVKMKFQSDLSLAKDIVKNAENEKIPVAKIDDKMISRFKLSKKLDHGSIVPLYFVRKYIDSFKLIRMSYGFLSFEKLYDFGVQIGKSIREGDRNVVFIASGDLSHKLTPDSPNGYTPKGKVFDEMLLSLLNNMNVKEIINMDKTLIEDAAECGFRSVCVMLGVLDGYNVKANILSHEGPFGVGYCVAEFIPESYTGISLLDELYRIKRKMIDDIRKSEDDYVKLARKSLEYYLRNKKFMNVPDGLPEEMIKTKAGVFVSLHKDGELRGCIGTVYPSKNNIAEEIIRNAVSAGTEDPRFYPVEIDELDDIVYSVDVLTKPEPVKSKDDLDAKKYGVIVKSGYKSGLLLPDLEGVDTVDQQISIALRKAGISPDEKYTIERFQVVRHK; translated from the coding sequence ATGGGTAAATTAATGTCAGCATATTTAATGCCACACCCGCCAATAATTGTCCCTGAAGTAGGGCGTGGTGAAGAACATAAAATTCAAAAGACAATAGATTCTTTTGAAATAGCATCAAAAAGCATAAAAAATCAAAAACCAGATACAATAATTATCATTTCGCCACATGCGCATGTATTTAGTGATGCTGTATCTATAGATATGATGGAAGAAATTGAAGGTGATTTAGGGCAGTTTGGAGCATACAATGTAAAGATGAAGTTTCAAAGCGATTTATCGTTAGCAAAAGACATAGTTAAAAATGCAGAAAATGAAAAGATACCAGTAGCAAAAATAGACGACAAGATGATAAGTAGATTTAAGCTTTCCAAAAAACTTGACCATGGCTCAATTGTTCCGTTGTATTTTGTCAGAAAATATATTGATAGTTTTAAACTTATAAGGATGTCCTACGGCTTTTTATCATTTGAAAAGCTTTATGATTTTGGCGTCCAAATAGGGAAGTCCATCAGAGAAGGCGATAGAAATGTGGTATTTATTGCAAGCGGTGATTTATCACATAAACTGACACCTGATAGCCCTAATGGATATACACCGAAAGGAAAAGTGTTTGATGAGATGCTGCTGAGTTTGTTAAACAACATGAATGTTAAAGAAATAATCAATATGGATAAAACGTTGATAGAAGATGCTGCGGAATGTGGGTTTAGATCTGTTTGCGTCATGTTGGGTGTGTTGGATGGTTACAATGTCAAGGCAAATATTCTATCACATGAAGGGCCTTTTGGCGTTGGCTACTGTGTTGCTGAATTCATTCCTGAAAGTTATACAGGTATAAGTTTATTAGATGAACTATATAGGATTAAAAGGAAAATGATAGATGATATAAGGAAATCAGAAGACGATTATGTGAAATTAGCGAGAAAAAGCCTTGAATATTATCTAAGAAATAAAAAGTTCATGAATGTTCCTGATGGCTTACCAGAGGAAATGATAAAAACAAAAGCAGGCGTATTTGTATCATTGCATAAAGATGGAGAATTGAGAGGCTGTATAGGCACTGTATACCCTTCAAAGAATAATATCGCAGAAGAAATTATACGAAATGCAGTAAGCGCTGGTACAGAAGACCCGAGGTTCTATCCTGTTGAGATAGATGAACTGGACGACATAGTGTATTCAGTTGATGTTTTGACAAAACCTGAGCCTGTAAAATCAAAAGATGATCTTGATGCAAAAAAGTATGGAGTAATCGTTAAAAGTGGTTATAAAAGTGGGCTTTTGTTGCCAGATCTTGAAGGTGTTGATACAGTAGATCAACAGATATCAATTGCACTCAGAAAAGCCGGTATCTCACCGGATGAAAAATACACTATTGAAAGGTTCCAGGTCGTGAGGCATAAATGA
- a CDS encoding MerR family transcriptional regulator, translating to MLISSRIFFWRFYYGKKYYKIEDVSIKTGLTKRAIRYYEDLNLISPKRTESGYRLYTDEDIEKIQKIISLKDSLGFSLSEIKAALELDKNVKNILSGETADTETIDNYAKLIEKQIDLIEEKSRKLLMAKQKFEELLLNLSKLKQKSKEAD from the coding sequence ATGTTAATAAGTAGTAGAATATTTTTCTGGAGGTTTTACTATGGAAAAAAATATTACAAAATCGAAGATGTTTCAATAAAAACAGGTTTAACAAAAAGAGCTATAAGGTATTACGAAGATTTAAACCTTATTTCACCTAAAAGGACAGAGTCCGGATATAGATTGTACACAGATGAAGACATAGAAAAAATCCAAAAGATAATATCTTTGAAGGATTCACTAGGCTTCAGTTTATCTGAAATCAAGGCAGCACTTGAACTTGACAAAAATGTCAAAAACATATTATCTGGTGAAACTGCAGATACAGAAACAATCGATAATTACGCTAAATTGATTGAAAAACAAATAGATTTGATTGAGGAAAAGAGCAGAAAACTATTGATGGCAAAACAAAAATTTGAGGAGCTATTGCTAAATTTATCTAAATTAAAGCAAAAATCAAAGGAGGCAGACTAA
- a CDS encoding MFS transporter — protein sequence MKNISYKWIALSCTTLGALFSVLNGSMLLISLPDIMKGLHANMGIIMWIVMGYMLSLTILVPAIGRIADMFGRKKLYVSGFAIFTIGSLLCGISNSGLQLLIYRIVQSVGGSLMVANSTAIVADAFPKNELGKALGINSMVVSIASVIGPILGGFLTSLGWRYIFYINVPFGIIGTLWALIQLKELDKIPEGQKFDLKGTLLFTIGLLLFLIALSFGGFVGWYNKSIITLFIISIAMILAFIHIENTTEQPMLDLRLFKTRILAFAFGSTLLNGIARGAVTFLLIFYLQGIKAMDPLKAGVFLAPFALSMMIVSPISGYLSDKYGARALSSIGLLISAIGLLGFVRISQKTSLAELITWMLIMGFGSGMFFSPNTSEIMGSVPSDRRGIAAGTRTMMNNAGQVISIALSMAIVSSSITPDAMQALFVGTQVGSKGIAIAQFISGLREAFLISMIFSLIASFISYLRGPKPDWNQNSHKIKTEET from the coding sequence ATGAAAAATATTAGTTACAAGTGGATAGCATTATCCTGTACGACTCTTGGAGCCCTTTTTTCTGTATTAAACGGCAGTATGCTTTTAATATCGCTTCCTGATATTATGAAGGGTTTACATGCCAACATGGGTATAATCATGTGGATCGTAATGGGATATATGCTTTCGTTGACAATATTAGTACCAGCTATCGGTAGAATAGCAGATATGTTCGGAAGAAAAAAATTGTACGTATCCGGTTTTGCCATATTTACTATCGGTTCATTGCTGTGCGGTATTTCAAACAGCGGACTACAACTGCTTATATACAGAATAGTGCAGTCAGTTGGCGGTTCTTTAATGGTTGCAAATAGCACAGCAATCGTAGCAGACGCTTTTCCAAAAAACGAACTTGGCAAAGCTCTTGGCATAAACAGTATGGTAGTAAGCATAGCATCGGTAATAGGTCCTATATTAGGAGGATTTTTGACGAGTTTAGGATGGCGGTATATATTCTATATAAATGTACCATTTGGAATTATAGGTACTCTATGGGCATTGATTCAGCTAAAAGAGCTTGACAAAATACCTGAAGGGCAAAAATTTGATTTAAAAGGCACACTGCTTTTCACAATCGGATTATTGCTATTTTTAATCGCATTGTCTTTCGGTGGATTTGTAGGCTGGTACAATAAGTCAATCATAACTTTATTCATCATATCAATAGCGATGATTTTAGCATTCATTCACATCGAAAATACTACTGAACAGCCAATGTTGGATTTGAGATTGTTTAAAACAAGAATTTTGGCATTTGCTTTTGGAAGTACATTGCTTAATGGCATTGCAAGAGGTGCAGTGACATTTTTGCTCATATTTTATCTGCAAGGAATAAAAGCGATGGATCCATTAAAAGCAGGGGTATTCTTAGCACCATTTGCACTATCCATGATGATTGTATCGCCAATAAGCGGATATTTGTCTGATAAATACGGTGCGAGAGCATTAAGCTCTATAGGTCTTTTGATTTCAGCTATCGGCTTATTGGGCTTTGTGAGAATATCCCAAAAGACTTCTCTTGCCGAACTCATCACTTGGATGCTTATTATGGGATTTGGATCTGGCATGTTTTTCTCACCTAATACGAGTGAAATTATGGGTTCTGTGCCGTCCGACAGGCGAGGTATCGCCGCTGGCACGAGAACAATGATGAACAATGCTGGACAAGTAATAAGCATAGCATTGTCAATGGCAATCGTGTCATCAAGCATAACTCCTGACGCGATGCAAGCTCTTTTTGTCGGCACGCAAGTCGGTTCAAAAGGTATTGCCATAGCACAATTTATATCCGGACTAAGAGAAGCCTTTCTTATATCCATGATATTTAGCCTAATAGCATCGTTCATATCATACTTAAGAGGTCCAAAGCCAGATTGGAACCAAAACTCTCATAAGATAAAAACAGAAGAAACATAA